Proteins from one Chitinophaga oryzae genomic window:
- a CDS encoding SusC/RagA family TonB-linked outer membrane protein codes for MGMVYDEKTVQPIPGVSVFASVSGKGTQTNEKGFFSLKNLKDAEMLTFSSIGYEKVTMAAGQPGVTMYVKMKVATSELDQAVVQGYGVTSKRLATGNITKVTGTEIASQPVMNPLQALQGRVPGLLVTQTSGYASSPVKLEIRGRNSLGKGFLSDPLYIIDGVPLTVLNLVSVTEGVSSGFVQGGFSAAGGQSPIFGLNAKDIESIEVLKDADATAIYGSRGANGVILITTKRGKTGKTALSVDVREGIVTVPRQWHLLDTREYLQMRREAFKNEGITPTIATAPDLMLWDTTRYTNWQKEILGTGTMTNVSASLSGGDNQNTFYVSANYGRQVELLSKSGASQKASVMSRLRHVSANQKFSIMVGTTIGYTKVDAIVNPGDAAYLPPNAPPIYDSKGNLNFAEWTAHSPNSQFPFENLGRKNISQSTQFDGSLELRYEIAKGLTFSTTGGYSFVNGTSDNFVPIAAQNPALNPTGMAIFGTTRNTNWIVEPQLAYTRFIGKGDLSVQAGTSYQSAATNGSTVFGFGFGDDALLGSISNAPFQQAAEMLSRYKYAAVFGRISYNWDNKYILNLNARRDGSSRFAPGRQYGNFGSVGMGWIMSEEPWMKAVLPQWVTFLKLRGSYGITGGDGSIGDYQYLSQWGTRTIGGLLGKYDGVQPYVPIHAMNQDYHWEANKKMEGSLSVGFLNDRINLEVSHYRNRTGDQVTGLPTPQYTGFGSVLANWAAVVQNSGWEGMLRANLVQRKDYSWSVSFNISRNRNILAAYPDLEFSPYYGTYKVGQSLSTRYYLHYIGIDPLTGKHAFEDRNKDGQVNVNLSVPDGTGADDRYVPIDDAPKYYGGIGSQFSWKGVRLDLLFDFKKQLGPDPFANVLPGAMSNLPREALANHWTKPGDNAKYAGFAPIGYTLFNASDGAFMDASYLRLRSLAVSYDIPEKLVKKARMESFRVYLQTENIFTITRYTGLDPDTKSLTALPSPRTITGGVMLNF; via the coding sequence ATGGGAATGGTCTATGATGAAAAAACAGTCCAGCCGATACCCGGTGTGAGCGTCTTTGCCAGTGTATCAGGTAAAGGCACGCAGACCAACGAAAAAGGATTTTTTTCATTGAAGAATTTAAAAGACGCAGAAATGCTCACCTTCTCCAGCATCGGCTACGAGAAGGTGACCATGGCTGCCGGACAGCCCGGCGTGACCATGTACGTGAAAATGAAAGTGGCCACCAGTGAACTGGACCAGGCCGTGGTACAGGGTTATGGCGTTACCAGCAAAAGGCTGGCCACGGGTAACATCACCAAAGTGACGGGAACAGAGATTGCCTCGCAACCGGTAATGAACCCGCTGCAGGCGTTGCAGGGCAGGGTGCCCGGCCTGCTGGTCACGCAAACCTCAGGCTACGCCAGTTCCCCCGTTAAACTGGAAATCAGGGGACGGAACTCCCTCGGCAAAGGGTTTCTGTCAGACCCCTTATATATCATCGATGGCGTGCCGCTGACGGTGCTGAACCTCGTCAGCGTCACAGAAGGTGTATCTTCCGGATTTGTGCAGGGCGGATTTTCTGCCGCCGGTGGACAGAGCCCTATATTCGGGCTCAACGCAAAAGATATCGAAAGCATTGAAGTGCTGAAAGATGCGGATGCAACAGCCATCTACGGCTCCCGCGGCGCAAATGGCGTTATCCTCATCACTACCAAAAGAGGTAAAACAGGGAAAACAGCACTGTCTGTAGATGTGCGGGAAGGCATTGTCACAGTGCCCCGCCAATGGCATCTGCTGGACACCAGAGAATACCTGCAGATGCGCCGTGAGGCTTTCAAAAATGAAGGCATCACACCTACTATCGCCACTGCCCCCGATCTGATGCTGTGGGACACCACCCGCTATACCAACTGGCAAAAAGAGATCCTGGGCACAGGCACCATGACCAACGTATCGGCCAGCCTCTCCGGCGGCGATAACCAGAATACCTTTTACGTAAGCGCCAACTACGGTCGTCAGGTGGAGCTGCTGAGCAAGAGCGGCGCTTCACAAAAAGCGTCCGTGATGTCGCGTTTACGGCATGTCTCTGCCAACCAGAAGTTCAGCATCATGGTAGGAACCACCATCGGCTATACGAAAGTGGATGCGATCGTTAATCCGGGGGATGCCGCTTATCTGCCTCCCAACGCGCCTCCTATCTATGACAGCAAAGGAAATCTCAACTTCGCGGAATGGACGGCGCACAGTCCTAATAGCCAGTTCCCCTTTGAAAATCTGGGCAGAAAAAATATCAGCCAGTCCACCCAGTTTGATGGAAGCCTGGAGCTGCGGTATGAGATCGCTAAAGGACTCACCTTCAGCACTACCGGCGGCTATTCTTTTGTCAACGGAACGAGCGACAATTTCGTGCCGATCGCAGCGCAGAATCCTGCGCTGAACCCCACCGGCATGGCCATCTTTGGCACTACCCGCAATACCAACTGGATCGTGGAACCCCAGCTGGCTTACACCCGTTTTATCGGGAAAGGCGACCTGTCCGTACAAGCCGGTACCAGCTACCAGTCAGCGGCCACCAACGGCAGTACGGTCTTTGGCTTCGGCTTCGGTGACGACGCCCTGCTGGGCAGTATTTCCAACGCACCCTTTCAACAGGCCGCTGAAATGCTGAGCCGCTATAAATATGCGGCGGTATTCGGCCGTATTTCCTATAACTGGGACAACAAATATATCCTGAACCTGAATGCCAGGAGAGATGGTTCTTCCCGCTTTGCACCGGGACGTCAGTATGGCAATTTCGGCTCCGTGGGCATGGGATGGATCATGTCGGAAGAACCCTGGATGAAAGCGGTGCTTCCCCAGTGGGTCACTTTCCTGAAGCTGCGGGGCAGCTACGGCATCACCGGGGGAGATGGTTCTATCGGCGACTACCAGTACCTCTCGCAATGGGGCACACGCACCATCGGAGGATTGCTTGGCAAATACGACGGCGTACAGCCTTATGTGCCCATACACGCCATGAACCAGGACTACCACTGGGAAGCCAATAAAAAAATGGAAGGATCGTTGTCTGTCGGTTTCTTAAACGACCGAATCAATCTCGAGGTGTCGCATTACCGTAACAGGACCGGCGATCAGGTGACTGGCCTGCCCACGCCACAGTACACCGGCTTCGGTTCAGTACTGGCCAACTGGGCGGCCGTAGTGCAAAACAGCGGCTGGGAAGGTATGCTCAGGGCCAACCTGGTACAGCGAAAAGACTACTCCTGGTCGGTATCGTTTAACATCTCCCGTAACCGGAATATACTGGCGGCCTATCCTGACCTGGAATTCTCTCCCTACTACGGCACCTATAAAGTGGGGCAGTCGTTGTCTACCAGATACTATCTGCACTATATCGGCATAGATCCGCTTACCGGTAAACATGCTTTCGAAGACCGTAACAAAGACGGACAGGTGAATGTAAACCTCAGCGTACCTGATGGGACCGGCGCCGATGACCGTTATGTTCCGATCGACGATGCTCCTAAATATTATGGCGGTATCGGTTCCCAGTTCTCCTGGAAAGGCGTGCGGCTGGATCTTTTGTTCGACTTTAAAAAACAGCTGGGCCCGGACCCCTTTGCTAATGTACTGCCGGGCGCTATGAGCAATCTGCCAAGGGAAGCGTTGGCCAACCACTGGACAAAACCAGGCGACAATGCGAAATACGCAGGTTTCGCTCCTATTGGTTACACGTTGTTTAATGCATCCGACGGCGCTTTTATGGATGCTTCCTATCTCAGGCTCCGGAGCCTTGCCGTTAGTTATGACATCCCGGAGAAGCTGGTGAAAAAGGCCCGTATGGAGAGCTTCCGCGTGTACCTGCAGACAGAGAATATTTTCACCATCACCCGCTATACAGGACTGGACCCTGATACGAAGAGCCTGACGGCGCTGCCTTCCCCGCGGACCATCACCGGTGGTGTAATGCTTAATTTTTAA
- a CDS encoding STN domain-containing protein, translating to MPELRRPKRCIPWKQLGLLLLIAAMGLPLRGLSQTMNYSSKKATLQQVFAEIKKQTNHVVVFNPEQVDVTQTVPVNARNQPLEAFMRQLLAKTPLNFTIVGTTIVIFRKADVPRSSTHRRRPWKSWEWSMMKKQSSRYPV from the coding sequence ATGCCAGAATTGAGACGTCCAAAGCGGTGTATACCGTGGAAACAGCTGGGGCTGTTGCTGCTGATAGCAGCTATGGGACTGCCGCTGAGGGGATTATCCCAGACTATGAACTACAGTAGCAAAAAAGCTACCCTGCAACAAGTGTTTGCAGAAATAAAGAAACAGACCAACCATGTTGTGGTATTCAATCCGGAGCAGGTAGACGTTACGCAAACTGTTCCGGTGAATGCCCGCAACCAGCCATTGGAGGCGTTTATGAGGCAGCTGCTGGCCAAAACGCCATTGAACTTCACGATCGTAGGCACCACCATCGTGATATTCCGGAAGGCCGATGTGCCCCGGAGTTCAACGCACCGCCGCCGCCCGTGGAAGTCATGGGAATGGTCTATGATGAAAAAACAGTCCAGCCGATACCCGGTGTGA
- a CDS encoding class I lanthipeptide yields MKKKIAISKKLSFNKDAVAVLNPTQQRSLAGGKAFETSPYNCATLYITCETSPGTGQTCWLCE; encoded by the coding sequence ATGAAAAAGAAAATTGCCATCAGCAAAAAATTGTCATTTAACAAAGACGCTGTCGCGGTGCTCAACCCGACGCAACAGCGCAGCCTCGCTGGCGGAAAAGCTTTCGAGACCAGTCCCTATAACTGTGCCACCCTGTATATTACCTGTGAAACATCACCAGGAACAGGGCAGACCTGCTGGTTGTGCGAGTAA
- a CDS encoding class I lanthipeptide encodes MKKKISISKKLAFSKATIAVLNETQRNMVAGGTGPITNQPNCTTIIVTCQTVQAPGEACRDCQE; translated from the coding sequence ATGAAAAAGAAAATCTCCATCAGCAAAAAGCTGGCGTTTAGTAAAGCTACCATCGCGGTGCTCAATGAGACACAACGAAATATGGTGGCCGGCGGTACGGGACCGATTACCAATCAACCCAATTGCACTACCATCATCGTCACCTGTCAAACTGTACAAGCCCCGGGTGAAGCCTGCAGGGATTGTCAGGAATAG
- a CDS encoding class I lanthipeptide yields MKKKNIAISKKLSFNKETIAALNGNQQQLIAGGAIPITRLVNCTSGMETCGGETCATIQRPGGPCELCPILQ; encoded by the coding sequence ATGAAAAAGAAAAACATCGCAATCAGCAAAAAACTCTCCTTCAACAAGGAAACTATCGCAGCATTGAATGGTAACCAGCAACAGCTCATCGCTGGTGGCGCTATTCCTATTACCCGCCTGGTAAACTGTACCTCCGGTATGGAAACCTGTGGCGGCGAAACCTGCGCTACTATCCAGCGCCCGGGTGGTCCCTGCGAACTGTGTCCTATCCTCCAGTAA
- a CDS encoding class I lanthipeptide: MKKKNTAIRKKLSFNKETVATLNNTQQHMLAGGSRTVTKLITCTSNGVTCVTTTATGVCDDCA; encoded by the coding sequence ATGAAAAAGAAAAACACAGCCATCAGAAAAAAGCTTTCCTTCAATAAGGAAACAGTCGCAACGCTCAACAACACACAACAGCACATGCTGGCAGGAGGCTCCAGGACCGTTACCAAACTGATCACCTGCACCTCTAACGGCGTTACCTGTGTAACCACAACAGCTACCGGCGTTTGTGACGACTGCGCATAA
- a CDS encoding glycoside hydrolase family 43 protein — translation MRYFFSLPLWAGLCLLLLTGGHLQAQTNASWTPDNGDGTFKNPLMWGDWPDPDIIRVGDTFYFVSTSMHYVPGCPVAVSHDLVNWKMAGYAVPRYEEDPRYDLKNGHMYLSGSWAATIRYHNGLFYVGFCTPEMDGRKGQFSMCTAKNIEGPWTRTIFPEYLYDPGLFFDDDGKVYVAHGQQKLFITELNSDALSVKTPRREIYDNRDYPYLEGSHMYKINGKYYILGSTGGTKGRQVCLRSDNVYGPYESKVVIKDDHSYPGNGLHQGGMVQLQNGDWWFIIMQDRGPIGRVPNLEPVTWVDGWPMLGVNGKGVDTFPKPNVGKTYPVAVPATSDEFNTGSLGLQWQWNHNPDNGKWSLTRRPGYLRLHAGKARRLADARNTLTQRVEGPYSEGTVSLDLSGLKPGDIAGLGVFQSPSAYVGVRCNGKNKALIMVNNDSTVAVLPYSPSRIWLKAVVQEKDFTATFAYSKDGRHFTTIGNALKMGLGLDWTANRFALFLFNTDMTGPESRGYADFDWFRR, via the coding sequence ATGAGATACTTTTTTTCCCTGCCGCTATGGGCAGGCCTTTGCCTGTTGCTCCTAACAGGCGGCCATCTGCAGGCACAAACCAACGCTTCCTGGACGCCGGACAACGGCGACGGCACCTTCAAAAATCCACTGATGTGGGGAGACTGGCCCGATCCGGACATCATCCGTGTAGGCGACACGTTTTATTTCGTTTCCACCAGTATGCATTACGTCCCCGGGTGCCCGGTAGCGGTGTCCCACGACCTGGTCAACTGGAAAATGGCCGGTTATGCGGTACCCCGCTATGAAGAAGATCCGCGCTATGACCTGAAAAACGGCCATATGTACCTCAGCGGCTCCTGGGCGGCCACTATCCGTTACCATAACGGCTTGTTCTATGTAGGCTTCTGCACGCCGGAAATGGATGGCCGCAAGGGGCAGTTTTCCATGTGTACGGCTAAAAATATTGAAGGCCCCTGGACACGGACCATCTTCCCGGAATACCTGTACGATCCCGGCTTGTTCTTTGACGACGATGGCAAGGTGTACGTCGCGCACGGACAACAGAAACTATTTATCACGGAACTGAACAGCGACGCGCTGTCTGTGAAAACGCCGCGGCGCGAGATTTATGACAACCGCGACTACCCTTACCTGGAAGGCTCGCATATGTATAAAATCAATGGTAAGTATTACATTCTAGGGAGCACCGGCGGCACCAAAGGACGGCAGGTATGTCTGCGGTCGGACAATGTGTACGGCCCCTATGAATCGAAGGTGGTGATAAAGGACGACCATTCCTATCCGGGCAACGGCCTGCATCAGGGCGGGATGGTACAGCTCCAGAACGGCGACTGGTGGTTTATCATTATGCAGGACCGTGGCCCTATCGGCCGTGTGCCCAACCTCGAACCGGTGACATGGGTCGATGGCTGGCCAATGTTAGGTGTCAACGGAAAAGGGGTGGACACCTTTCCCAAACCGAACGTAGGCAAAACTTACCCGGTAGCGGTACCGGCTACTTCGGATGAATTTAATACAGGCTCCCTGGGGCTGCAATGGCAATGGAACCACAATCCGGACAACGGCAAATGGTCGCTTACCCGCCGGCCGGGCTACCTCCGGTTACATGCCGGTAAAGCCCGGCGGCTGGCGGATGCCCGCAATACACTGACACAACGGGTGGAAGGTCCTTATTCGGAGGGCACGGTCTCTCTCGATCTTTCCGGCCTGAAGCCGGGGGATATCGCAGGACTGGGCGTATTCCAGTCGCCATCTGCTTATGTAGGCGTCCGCTGCAACGGAAAAAACAAAGCGCTCATCATGGTGAATAACGACAGCACGGTGGCGGTGTTGCCCTATAGCCCTTCCCGAATCTGGCTGAAAGCGGTGGTGCAGGAAAAAGACTTCACGGCCACTTTTGCCTATAGTAAAGACGGCCGGCATTTCACGACCATAGGCAACGCGCTGAAAATGGGCCTCGGACTGGACTGGACGGCCAACCGCTTCGCGCTGTTCCTTTTTAATACCGATATGACCGGACCCGAAAGCAGGGGATATGCGGACTTTGACTGGTTCCGCCGCTAA
- a CDS encoding class I lanthipeptide translates to MKKKKVAIERKLALNKAAIATLNADQQKKIAGGAMFITRPIECESFVETCVTVQIPTGPCQICNIL, encoded by the coding sequence ATGAAAAAGAAAAAAGTAGCGATTGAGCGCAAACTGGCGCTCAATAAGGCGGCTATTGCCACGCTGAACGCAGATCAGCAGAAAAAAATCGCCGGTGGCGCTATGTTTATTACACGGCCCATTGAATGCGAGTCATTCGTAGAGACCTGCGTTACCGTGCAGATTCCAACAGGCCCCTGTCAAATTTGTAACATCCTTTAA
- a CDS encoding RNA polymerase sigma factor, which produces MNEQELLKRLAAGDQAAFTAIYLQYHGGIYTYLLKFTKNPLLTEDLVHDVFLKIWEVREQLDIKSSFAAYLYRLARNAALTQLNRLTLFDAVRDEVMHRMSLGIHEQSVLNAVEQKQYEELLQRAIDNLPPQRREAFILCRQQGKSYEEAAALMNISRNTFKQHLSLAVKSIRDYLLEHGNISLLMLLIAMK; this is translated from the coding sequence ATGAATGAACAGGAACTGCTAAAGCGGCTCGCCGCAGGTGACCAGGCGGCCTTTACAGCGATTTATCTGCAATACCACGGGGGGATTTATACCTACCTGTTGAAATTCACCAAAAATCCGCTGCTCACAGAAGATCTGGTGCACGATGTGTTCCTGAAAATCTGGGAGGTCCGCGAACAGCTGGACATTAAGTCCTCTTTTGCCGCATACCTGTACCGCCTCGCCCGCAATGCCGCGCTGACCCAGCTGAACAGGCTGACGCTCTTCGATGCCGTAAGGGATGAGGTGATGCATCGTATGTCACTGGGCATCCATGAGCAGTCGGTGCTGAACGCCGTGGAACAGAAGCAGTACGAGGAGCTCTTGCAGCGGGCTATCGACAACCTGCCGCCGCAGCGTCGGGAGGCGTTTATCCTCTGCCGCCAGCAGGGCAAAAGCTATGAAGAAGCTGCTGCACTGATGAATATCTCCCGTAATACATTTAAACAGCACCTGTCGCTGGCCGTAAAATCCATCCGGGACTACCTGCTGGAACATGGCAATATCTCCCTGCTGATGCTGCTGATAGCCATGAAATAA
- a CDS encoding class I lanthipeptide, whose product MKKKNIAIGKKLSFNKETIASLNAGQQQLIAGGATTVTRVINCTTGLEETCPTIPFTGRVCVRCM is encoded by the coding sequence ATGAAAAAGAAAAACATCGCTATCGGAAAAAAACTCTCCTTTAATAAGGAGACGATCGCATCACTCAACGCGGGGCAACAACAGTTGATCGCTGGCGGGGCAACCACTGTGACCAGGGTGATCAATTGCACTACCGGACTGGAAGAAACTTGTCCGACGATACCCTTTACCGGCCGCGTATGCGTACGCTGCATGTAG
- a CDS encoding alpha/beta fold hydrolase translates to MLTNRLRANACQHLRAFLLLLAISVAFHPAGHAQNNNVTDKYAGGKKLITGLSKILSPNGVQENFEATLGGTKQWVFVRGQDRNNPIILFVHGGPASPMSPVAWTWQRPVEEYFTMVQYDQRASGKSFLSNDTTNLGATLHIDRYVDDAIELAEQLRLKYHKKKLVLMGHSWGTIVAMRAALKRPDLFYVYIGAGQNINTVDNERVSFEFGLKEAIRRNDTTAIRELRSIAPYPGDQPITRERIIIARKWPQEYGGLAAYRPVPSYFFNAPLLSPEYDKKDVDAIDEGNIFTLGRVIDEFLAVDFKNVKTFPIPVLMFMGRHDYTTPSEPTEAWLKKVKAPYKKGVWFENSSHLMMMEEPGKFLLTLVQDVRPMALK, encoded by the coding sequence ATGCTAACAAACCGACTGCGAGCCAACGCTTGCCAGCACCTGAGAGCGTTCCTGTTGCTTTTGGCCATCTCCGTGGCTTTCCATCCTGCCGGCCATGCACAAAACAATAATGTGACCGACAAATATGCCGGCGGTAAAAAACTGATCACCGGGCTGAGTAAAATTTTAAGCCCCAACGGTGTCCAGGAGAATTTCGAAGCTACCCTCGGCGGCACCAAACAATGGGTATTTGTACGGGGACAGGACCGTAACAATCCTATCATCCTCTTTGTACATGGTGGCCCCGCCTCTCCCATGTCGCCCGTAGCCTGGACCTGGCAGCGGCCTGTGGAAGAATATTTCACCATGGTGCAATATGACCAGCGCGCCTCCGGCAAAAGCTTCCTGTCCAACGATACCACCAACCTGGGCGCCACCCTGCACATCGACCGTTATGTAGACGACGCCATTGAACTGGCCGAACAGCTCCGCCTGAAATACCACAAAAAGAAACTGGTCCTCATGGGCCACAGCTGGGGCACTATTGTGGCGATGCGCGCCGCCCTGAAACGTCCCGATCTGTTCTACGTGTATATTGGCGCAGGCCAGAACATCAACACGGTGGACAACGAACGGGTAAGCTTTGAATTTGGCCTGAAAGAAGCCATCCGCCGCAATGATACCACCGCCATCCGGGAGCTGCGATCCATCGCGCCCTACCCGGGCGACCAACCCATCACCCGCGAAAGGATCATCATTGCCCGCAAATGGCCACAGGAATATGGCGGACTGGCAGCGTACAGACCGGTGCCTTCCTATTTCTTCAACGCCCCCCTGCTGTCTCCGGAATATGATAAGAAAGATGTGGACGCCATCGATGAAGGCAACATCTTTACCCTCGGCAGAGTAATAGATGAGTTCCTGGCTGTGGACTTCAAAAACGTAAAAACGTTTCCTATCCCGGTACTGATGTTTATGGGACGGCATGACTATACCACCCCCTCCGAACCTACGGAGGCCTGGTTGAAAAAAGTGAAGGCGCCCTATAAAAAAGGGGTATGGTTTGAAAACTCATCCCACCTGATGATGATGGAAGAACCGGGCAAGTTCCTGCTGACACTGGTGCAGGATGTAAGACCGATGGCTTTGAAATAA
- a CDS encoding FecR family protein: MEPNKFPADLLQKYLDGTITEPESGTLFAWLKENPAAAEQEDALEKVLQGNYDTAFTTGAPLPAGASQRILDRLMVSVAAEDTDIVRPLPLWRRSWVRYAAAAVLVAALAVPAARMLTSRKKPATPAPMAITSGTNRAVLKLANGKEIMLDSTRGSIVQEPGLTVRNDSGRLNYQGATAAVEYHTLTTPRGGQYRIELPDGTAVWLNAASSITYPTVFTDKVRAVIITGEAYFEVAANTHKPFRVDVNGKATVEVLGTRFNVNAYTDEANLRTTLLDGSVRVNHQQTSMVLKPGQQAAISGEGLRLVEHPDLEMAIAWKNGSFQFDHAHLKEVLRQMARWYDVTVVYEPGSADIVFSGEIKRDLDLPQALIVLEKMGVRFRIEGKQLIVMP, encoded by the coding sequence ATGGAACCAAATAAATTTCCTGCGGACCTGTTGCAAAAGTACCTCGACGGCACCATTACGGAGCCGGAAAGCGGGACGCTGTTTGCCTGGCTGAAGGAAAACCCGGCAGCAGCGGAGCAGGAGGATGCCCTGGAAAAAGTGCTGCAGGGCAATTATGATACGGCTTTCACCACAGGAGCGCCTTTGCCCGCCGGCGCCAGTCAGCGTATACTCGACCGGCTGATGGTGTCTGTAGCGGCGGAAGATACGGATATTGTCCGCCCGCTGCCGTTGTGGCGCCGTTCCTGGGTACGGTATGCAGCTGCCGCAGTGTTGGTGGCGGCGCTGGCTGTTCCTGCCGCCAGGATGCTGACCAGCCGGAAAAAGCCGGCAACGCCCGCACCGATGGCCATCACCAGCGGCACTAACCGCGCAGTGCTGAAACTTGCCAACGGTAAGGAAATTATGCTGGACAGCACCCGCGGCAGCATCGTACAGGAGCCGGGGCTCACCGTGCGGAACGACAGCGGCCGGCTGAACTACCAGGGAGCTACCGCTGCGGTGGAATACCATACATTAACAACGCCGCGCGGCGGTCAATACCGCATAGAACTGCCCGATGGCACAGCTGTGTGGCTGAATGCCGCCTCCAGCATCACCTATCCGACAGTCTTTACGGATAAGGTCCGGGCCGTGATAATAACAGGGGAGGCTTACTTCGAAGTGGCAGCCAATACCCACAAGCCTTTCCGGGTGGATGTAAATGGGAAAGCGACCGTGGAAGTACTCGGTACCCGGTTTAACGTAAACGCCTATACGGATGAAGCCAATCTCCGTACCACCCTCCTGGATGGCAGCGTGAGAGTGAACCATCAGCAAACATCCATGGTGCTGAAGCCCGGCCAGCAGGCCGCCATATCAGGCGAAGGACTCCGGCTGGTGGAACATCCGGACCTGGAAATGGCCATCGCATGGAAAAACGGTTCGTTTCAGTTTGATCATGCCCATCTGAAAGAAGTGCTGCGACAGATGGCCCGGTGGTACGACGTGACGGTCGTATACGAACCCGGCAGCGCAGACATCGTCTTCAGCGGAGAAATAAAAAGAGATCTGGACCTGCCACAGGCACTGATAGTGCTGGAAAAAATGGGCGTCCGTTTCAGAATAGAAGGTAAGCAATTGATTGTCATGCCATAA
- a CDS encoding RagB/SusD family nutrient uptake outer membrane protein → MQTYHKIIAFSGGWLLWASLLTSCKKLVSVPAPVSTISTSQVFSSEKQANGAMAGVYSRMINGDDPVGAPPVGESSFAAGLSTMLGGLSSDELYFFRSVAEKSWYLVNTNKLTAQEASRTNGVWTSAYNAIYGANAVMEGVAASTSPNLKDSVKQALTAEAKFVRAFSYFYLTNFFGDVPLVLTIDFNKTRNMPRTSQAQIYGQIEMDLRDAVAALPETYPTSLGERIRPNRYTASAMLARVYLYQRNYAGAVEAATTVINQAALYQLEPDPNNTFVTTSREAIWQLKQNDVSALLRNATPEGYMFIPLYLKTGVASYILTDTQMKAFETGDKRLCWIDSTKAAPAPDVPAVVSYYPNKYHIGQPNSEFMAPPREYYVMLRLAEQYLIRAEAAANGGPGGLASAIADLNMVRSRAGLPALPASLNKEQVLAAVAKERQTELFAEWGHRWFDLKRTGKAAALLSAIPLKQPWSGDHQLLYPIPNTEISVNHFLTQNPGY, encoded by the coding sequence ATGCAGACCTATCATAAAATAATTGCGTTTTCCGGTGGATGGCTGTTATGGGCGAGTCTTCTCACCTCCTGTAAAAAGCTGGTGTCTGTACCGGCTCCTGTCAGTACTATTTCCACCAGCCAGGTATTCAGTTCGGAAAAGCAGGCCAATGGCGCGATGGCGGGTGTATACAGCAGAATGATCAACGGCGATGATCCGGTGGGTGCTCCACCGGTGGGAGAGTCTTCCTTTGCTGCCGGACTCTCCACGATGCTGGGCGGCCTTTCCTCTGATGAACTGTATTTCTTCCGCTCTGTTGCTGAAAAATCCTGGTACCTCGTCAACACCAACAAACTGACCGCACAGGAGGCCAGCCGTACCAATGGCGTCTGGACCTCTGCGTATAATGCGATATATGGCGCCAATGCTGTGATGGAAGGAGTGGCGGCCTCTACATCGCCCAACCTGAAAGACAGTGTGAAACAGGCGTTGACAGCAGAAGCTAAGTTTGTGCGGGCCTTTTCTTATTTCTATCTCACGAATTTTTTTGGAGATGTGCCGCTGGTGCTGACCATCGACTTTAATAAGACACGTAACATGCCGCGGACCTCACAGGCACAGATATACGGACAGATAGAAATGGACCTGAGAGACGCCGTGGCAGCTTTGCCTGAAACTTATCCCACCAGCCTGGGAGAGCGGATACGTCCTAACCGTTATACCGCCAGCGCCATGCTGGCGAGGGTGTATCTCTATCAGCGCAACTACGCCGGAGCCGTGGAAGCCGCTACCACCGTCATCAACCAGGCAGCTTTGTATCAGCTGGAGCCCGATCCCAACAACACATTTGTTACAACCAGCCGGGAAGCTATCTGGCAACTGAAACAAAATGACGTCTCCGCCTTGCTGCGCAATGCTACACCGGAAGGATATATGTTTATACCATTATATCTGAAGACAGGCGTTGCGTCTTACATACTGACCGACACCCAGATGAAGGCGTTTGAAACCGGCGATAAGCGCCTTTGCTGGATAGACAGCACCAAAGCCGCTCCCGCGCCAGATGTGCCGGCGGTGGTGTCCTACTATCCCAATAAATATCATATCGGTCAGCCCAACAGTGAATTTATGGCGCCTCCCCGTGAGTACTATGTAATGCTGCGGCTTGCGGAGCAATACCTGATACGCGCAGAAGCCGCCGCCAATGGCGGCCCGGGCGGCCTCGCCTCCGCCATCGCCGATCTCAATATGGTCCGTTCCCGCGCGGGGTTGCCTGCGTTACCGGCCTCGCTCAACAAAGAGCAGGTGTTGGCGGCCGTGGCCAAAGAGCGGCAGACAGAGCTCTTCGCCGAATGGGGACACCGCTGGTTTGACCTGAAGCGTACGGGCAAAGCAGCAGCGCTGTTGTCTGCTATTCCCTTAAAACAGCCATGGTCGGGTGATCATCAGTTGCTGTATCCCATTCCGAATACAGAAATCAGTGTAAACCATTTCCTGACCCAAAATCCCGGTTACTAA